A genomic region of Candidatus Marimicrobium litorale contains the following coding sequences:
- a CDS encoding sulfotransferase family protein: MRTEKRPNLFLVGAQKAGTSALAGWLSQHPEVCMAFPKEPGFLAFGEKGYWFPDGYGRTAPANDYVVRSHQAYLDLFADATDKQHIRADASTWYLPTPGMAERLHAYSPDARIIVIFRNPVERAYSAWCHARAADIEPCETLAEALKIESARGEVEFLLRYHRMGMYAEALQNYQAEFTSDRVHVLFYDDMREDPHSFWQSVCVFLNIDAQHEPPFEHRYNRSGNPRSQLLQGLMRSHRLKNFARSILPYRFALKIRGHVDRANLKQFPPLDEKTRQYLLDYYRADIGALELQTGRNLAAWRK; the protein is encoded by the coding sequence ATGCGTACTGAGAAACGCCCCAACCTGTTTCTCGTCGGCGCACAGAAAGCCGGCACCAGCGCGCTGGCCGGGTGGCTAAGCCAGCACCCGGAAGTCTGCATGGCATTCCCCAAGGAGCCGGGCTTTCTCGCCTTTGGTGAGAAGGGATACTGGTTTCCGGACGGGTATGGCCGAACAGCCCCAGCAAATGACTACGTGGTACGCAGTCACCAGGCCTATCTCGATCTGTTCGCAGACGCGACAGACAAACAGCACATCCGTGCCGATGCCAGCACCTGGTATCTTCCCACGCCTGGAATGGCCGAAAGGCTGCACGCTTACTCGCCCGATGCACGTATTATCGTGATTTTTCGCAATCCCGTTGAACGCGCTTATTCAGCTTGGTGCCATGCCAGAGCGGCTGACATCGAACCCTGCGAGACATTAGCCGAGGCCTTGAAAATCGAATCCGCACGCGGTGAAGTCGAGTTTCTGCTGCGCTACCATCGCATGGGAATGTACGCTGAGGCGCTGCAAAACTATCAGGCCGAATTTACAAGCGATAGAGTTCACGTACTTTTCTACGACGATATGCGCGAGGACCCACACTCGTTCTGGCAATCTGTCTGTGTCTTCTTAAATATCGATGCCCAGCACGAACCCCCCTTCGAACACCGTTACAATCGCTCCGGCAACCCTCGTTCTCAGCTACTGCAGGGGCTAATGCGATCGCATCGCTTGAAAAATTTTGCCCGCTCAATCTTGCCCTACCGCTTCGCTTTGAAAATTCGCGGGCACGTAGATAGGGCAAATCTGAAGCAGTTTCCACCTCTGGATGAAAAAACACGTCAGTACCTACTGGACTATTACCGAGCCGATATTGGTGCACTGGAGTTACAAACCGGCAGGAATCTGGCGGCGTGGCGCAAGTGA
- a CDS encoding alpha/beta fold hydrolase, protein MATIRKVGLSMQYYMRRTLPVLVAVATFLTACSDTNDGDESGLAPALWGEIRQIEITVDELVFDAIAAGPATGEPVMLLHGFPSTSHQFEHQVRALGAAGYYAVAPDQRGYSPRARPATIEQYSVQYLVEDVIAMADQLGFERFHLVGHDWGANVTWAVGGNHPERLISLNPISVPHPLAFAQALLDNNSDQAQRSSYIEFFQTPNSQDLLLANDAQLLRAIYSGVDEEDIAVYLAALGTPDALSAALNWYRALTFGSSLVVSQIDLPTMFIWSDEDAALGPDGAMLTANFVDGPYEFEILEGVNHWVTDIAPEAVSRLLLKHINTYSERSDYPGGD, encoded by the coding sequence ATGGCAACAATTCGTAAAGTCGGCCTGTCTATGCAGTACTACATGCGCCGCACATTACCGGTGCTGGTGGCGGTCGCAACATTCCTCACGGCATGCTCCGACACCAATGATGGCGACGAATCCGGTCTGGCTCCGGCGTTATGGGGAGAGATTCGCCAGATTGAGATCACGGTCGACGAGCTTGTGTTTGACGCAATAGCCGCGGGCCCTGCCACTGGCGAGCCCGTAATGCTACTGCATGGCTTTCCTTCGACATCCCACCAGTTTGAACACCAGGTGCGCGCCCTTGGAGCCGCGGGCTACTATGCCGTGGCACCGGACCAGCGAGGCTACTCGCCCCGTGCCAGGCCAGCCACGATCGAGCAGTACAGCGTGCAGTACCTGGTGGAAGACGTGATTGCAATGGCGGATCAACTGGGTTTTGAGCGTTTTCATCTCGTAGGTCACGACTGGGGGGCGAACGTAACCTGGGCGGTTGGGGGCAACCATCCCGAAAGGCTGATCAGTTTAAACCCCATATCCGTACCTCACCCGCTGGCCTTCGCCCAGGCGTTGCTGGACAACAACTCGGATCAGGCGCAACGCTCCAGCTATATTGAATTCTTCCAGACCCCGAATTCACAGGACTTGCTGCTGGCAAACGATGCGCAATTGCTGCGTGCAATTTACAGCGGGGTTGATGAGGAGGATATAGCGGTCTATCTGGCAGCTTTGGGCACGCCTGACGCGTTGTCGGCAGCTCTGAATTGGTATCGTGCCCTGACTTTTGGATCGTCGTTGGTTGTTAGCCAGATAGACTTGCCCACCATGTTTATCTGGAGTGACGAAGATGCGGCACTGGGCCCTGACGGTGCTATGTTAACGGCAAATTTTGTTGACGGCCCCTATGAGTTCGAAATCCTGGAAGGCGTGAATCACTGGGTTACAGATATCGCTCCGGAAGCGGTAAGTCGGTTGCTGCTGAAGCATATCAATACATACAGTGAGCGAAGTGATTACCCTGGTGGGGACTGA
- a CDS encoding O-antigen ligase family protein, whose amino-acid sequence MNNRTAASGETHVPLWESVFAVFGILLCSRALNNIFSVVPMEGEAIAPGGITAKLVIYLAFYGITAVLLMRDWNAFLQLVSRQKILVSLLVLALFSPLWSFDPMTSLEKVVGLFGCTSLGLYLYLRFPALNLLQILAAALAIILMASFFVALAYPETGLMTGAHEDLWRGVFQHKNRLGRYSVLAGVVFVTLAIWQPNQRALLIAGCGFALLLVVMSGSKTSLICGLIVFSCLAFYLFRDGRRGFAVGVTLFALISGACLVTQTVYKIVPSFLISEPANCLQKKLSGSSGACNIIEAASLRGPQSLKFKTGRGRVELWGHVLHKVKERPLLGYGVGGFWRGNKEPSNYIWEREPWHPTHAHNGFVDLAAQLGLIGAVIFGASVFSPALFAIRSGLTKGAQMETIVFGAILGSLLLGNLGESFLLKTNSFTWALMVATLLTLSSAERTTKRALARE is encoded by the coding sequence ATGAATAATAGAACTGCCGCTTCAGGTGAAACCCATGTGCCGCTATGGGAATCCGTCTTCGCCGTGTTTGGTATACTTTTGTGCAGCCGAGCACTTAACAATATTTTTTCCGTCGTTCCTATGGAGGGGGAAGCGATCGCCCCAGGCGGCATAACCGCGAAACTTGTCATTTATCTAGCCTTCTACGGAATCACCGCAGTGCTTTTAATGCGCGACTGGAACGCATTTTTGCAATTGGTATCGCGACAGAAGATACTGGTTTCGCTGCTGGTACTTGCGCTGTTTTCTCCACTGTGGTCATTTGATCCAATGACATCTTTGGAGAAGGTCGTAGGACTCTTCGGCTGTACTTCATTGGGACTTTATTTGTATCTGCGTTTTCCAGCACTGAATCTACTACAGATTCTCGCAGCAGCACTTGCAATTATTTTGATGGCCAGTTTTTTTGTCGCGTTAGCCTATCCGGAGACAGGCCTGATGACAGGTGCTCACGAAGATTTATGGCGAGGTGTATTCCAGCATAAAAATCGTCTAGGCCGTTACAGTGTACTGGCGGGTGTTGTATTTGTGACGCTGGCTATTTGGCAACCTAATCAGCGGGCGCTTCTAATAGCCGGCTGCGGGTTTGCCTTGCTTCTAGTGGTGATGTCTGGTTCCAAGACATCTCTAATTTGCGGATTAATCGTGTTTTCGTGCCTGGCTTTTTACCTGTTTCGCGACGGTCGCAGGGGCTTCGCGGTCGGCGTGACCCTGTTCGCCCTAATCAGCGGAGCCTGCTTGGTAACGCAAACAGTGTACAAGATTGTACCGTCCTTCCTCATAAGCGAGCCGGCAAACTGCTTACAGAAAAAGCTCAGCGGCAGCTCCGGCGCATGTAACATTATCGAAGCCGCGAGCCTGCGCGGCCCACAAAGCCTGAAATTCAAAACAGGCCGCGGCCGAGTAGAATTGTGGGGGCACGTCTTGCACAAAGTGAAGGAGCGTCCGCTTCTAGGCTATGGCGTGGGCGGCTTCTGGAGGGGAAACAAGGAGCCCTCTAACTACATATGGGAACGAGAACCCTGGCACCCTACTCATGCTCACAATGGATTCGTCGATCTTGCCGCACAGCTGGGTTTAATCGGCGCGGTAATTTTTGGCGCCAGCGTATTTTCCCCCGCTCTATTTGCCATACGTAGCGGGCTCACCAAGGGCGCGCAAATGGAGACGATTGTGTTCGGCGCCATTCTGGGCAGCTTACTGCTGGGCAACCTAGGCGAGAGCTTTCTCCTGAAAACAAACAGCTTCACCTGGGCGCTAATGGTCGCAACTTTGCTGACCTTGTCAAGCGCAGAACGCACGACTAAAAGAGCACTAGCGCGTGAGTGA
- a CDS encoding thrombospondin type 3 repeat-containing protein: protein MYGIVKKLSALSLLLGVALNASPLYAQVDRTADQITLVETRTVSLNSNASWELNFYRNEAYTCGLSGNYTFFVMEPANNPGAEAPLWAYLHGGGYGWFDENQVYQAVKTQTQNTFNNEESFDDLIDNHLVYNTMRNGEVMDSTLTRRIQEGYRVLLVSMCDHDNYSGRGTPYPNNPNPNGGERQVNGLQATMAALDYTVANYPTTHAFAHGTSAGSLGVFSMSQGYAEEGAYLTAIVADSWAFTPPRIFDVFNALVGVPGYVFNEGADLENDGMAKIGYDYLGLGIYPEAVIEGGFVEVPSMYIIGEKDPACGGYRNGILEAIPQAAAAGLSNCAWQYDDLRDAIANQPDSPHIFDLSSTGDHVETNRENPVNNRVDNFITAVLATNPPQHFGDADDDGIPDYVDNCRGIANPDQAPSVQDPQCGAACVVNACGAPSCSNPSL, encoded by the coding sequence ATGTACGGAATCGTAAAGAAACTCTCAGCTCTTTCACTCTTACTCGGTGTTGCACTTAACGCCTCACCACTTTATGCACAAGTGGACCGCACCGCCGACCAGATCACACTGGTGGAAACCAGAACAGTCAGTTTGAATAGCAATGCTTCCTGGGAGCTCAACTTCTATCGCAACGAGGCCTACACCTGCGGCCTGTCAGGCAACTACACGTTCTTCGTGATGGAGCCCGCCAATAACCCCGGTGCCGAAGCGCCACTGTGGGCTTATCTGCACGGCGGCGGCTACGGTTGGTTTGACGAAAATCAGGTTTACCAAGCGGTTAAGACCCAGACCCAGAATACCTTTAATAATGAGGAATCCTTTGATGACCTGATTGATAACCACCTTGTGTACAATACGATGCGCAACGGCGAGGTGATGGATTCCACGCTCACACGGCGGATACAGGAGGGATACCGAGTGCTGCTGGTATCCATGTGTGACCACGATAATTATTCCGGAAGGGGCACGCCCTACCCCAACAACCCGAACCCGAATGGCGGAGAGAGACAGGTAAACGGCTTGCAGGCTACCATGGCTGCCCTGGACTATACCGTCGCCAATTACCCGACAACACATGCCTTCGCGCATGGCACCAGTGCCGGTTCGCTTGGCGTGTTTTCCATGTCCCAAGGCTATGCAGAAGAAGGCGCCTACCTGACGGCGATTGTGGCCGACTCGTGGGCATTTACTCCCCCCAGGATATTCGACGTGTTTAATGCCTTGGTCGGCGTACCGGGTTATGTGTTTAATGAGGGGGCCGACCTTGAGAACGATGGCATGGCTAAAATCGGTTATGACTACTTGGGCCTGGGCATCTACCCTGAGGCGGTCATCGAGGGCGGCTTCGTCGAGGTACCGAGCATGTACATTATCGGCGAGAAGGATCCGGCTTGCGGGGGCTACCGCAATGGCATACTAGAGGCAATTCCGCAGGCCGCAGCCGCGGGGTTGAGTAATTGCGCCTGGCAGTATGATGACTTGCGTGATGCGATTGCTAACCAACCCGACAGTCCTCATATTTTTGATCTCTCTTCCACCGGCGATCACGTTGAAACCAATAGAGAAAACCCCGTTAACAACAGGGTAGACAACTTCATCACCGCTGTGCTGGCAACCAACCCGCCACAACATTTCGGTGATGCCGACGACGATGGTATTCCCGACTACGTGGACAACTGTCGCGGCATAGCCAACCCCGACCAGGCGCCGTCGGTGCAAGACCCCCAGTGTGGTGCGGCTTGTGTGGTAAATGCCTGTGGCGCGCCGAGCTGTTCCAACCCCAGCCTGTAG
- a CDS encoding WecB/TagA/CpsF family glycosyltransferase: MAQVKLSAAGERFFGTNVTPRSFEQWIAFLRLELKKTQRKRITASHNLHSIYLRHNNPDMAEFYARADDCFIDGMPVRRLFELFSSNAGFNHRFTLMDNLPQFLMAAQREKWRIYYLGSTEHVAQKSLERIRREYPNLDMHLHHGYIKDNAAVVDNINKHSPDILLLGMGMPLQERWLLENFEQLEFGWVVQAGATLDYFTGEQAKPPRWLSAAGLGWLYRLAHDPRRLARRYLFEPWWLIAPIYRHWRLQRQENGTPRT, translated from the coding sequence GTGGCGCAAGTGAAGCTGTCCGCAGCGGGAGAGAGGTTTTTTGGCACCAACGTAACGCCGCGTTCCTTTGAACAGTGGATAGCGTTTTTGCGGCTAGAGCTGAAAAAAACCCAACGGAAGCGTATTACAGCCAGCCACAATCTCCACTCCATCTATCTTCGGCACAACAATCCCGATATGGCAGAGTTCTACGCCAGGGCCGATGACTGCTTCATTGACGGTATGCCTGTGCGCCGATTGTTTGAGCTGTTTTCATCGAACGCTGGTTTCAATCATCGATTTACCCTCATGGATAATCTACCACAGTTTTTGATGGCCGCGCAGAGAGAAAAGTGGCGGATTTACTACCTCGGATCTACCGAACATGTCGCGCAAAAATCGCTGGAACGGATCAGGAGAGAGTATCCGAATCTGGACATGCATCTACATCATGGCTACATCAAAGATAATGCGGCTGTGGTCGACAACATCAACAAGCACTCTCCCGATATCCTACTACTCGGTATGGGCATGCCCCTGCAAGAGCGCTGGTTGCTCGAAAATTTCGAGCAACTAGAATTTGGTTGGGTGGTACAGGCTGGTGCGACGCTGGACTACTTTACAGGAGAGCAAGCAAAGCCCCCGCGATGGCTAAGCGCAGCGGGACTGGGCTGGCTTTATCGGCTGGCGCACGACCCCCGCCGCCTGGCTCGCCGCTATCTATTTGAACCATGGTGGCTAATAGCACCTATTTACCGACACTGGCGACTTCAACGGCAGGAAAACGGAACACCTCGCACATGA
- a CDS encoding DUF3127 domain-containing protein: MAYELTGKIKLIQEPKTFDSGFTKREMVVIVEDGKYPQEINLEFVQDKAALLDALEPEQEITVSFDIRGREYNGRYYNNLQGWKVVTGGDETAPPAEEPSFPTPSDFEDDDIPF, translated from the coding sequence ATGGCCTATGAGCTAACGGGTAAGATCAAGCTCATTCAGGAACCCAAGACCTTCGACAGCGGTTTCACCAAACGTGAGATGGTAGTCATCGTGGAAGACGGTAAGTACCCCCAAGAAATTAATCTGGAATTCGTCCAGGATAAGGCTGCCTTGTTGGACGCCCTCGAGCCAGAGCAGGAAATCACCGTGAGCTTTGACATCCGTGGCCGCGAATACAATGGCAGGTATTACAACAATCTCCAAGGCTGGAAAGTAGTCACCGGGGGCGATGAAACGGCACCTCCGGCAGAGGAGCCGTCTTTTCCGACACCCTCTGATTTTGAGGATGATGACATTCCGTTCTAG
- a CDS encoding undecaprenyl-phosphate glucose phosphotransferase, whose amino-acid sequence MTFSTNNTSSSTSSFAALADGLLIALAGWLAYFTRWSKWDMPLDYLSVVILGAGLVLILLPVTGAYRSWRGRLHWRHTGNLIPGLMAVAVILMFIGTLTKSTSEFSRLWMGYWLIYSIIILFSLRWCAANLSSFFSRGNLVNVRVLLVGEGDFVGSIIDKARAAQDIQQWEFIGQVSYNSLTAPGDNIDYGVPAMSPEEMEVLVSQPQPAADEVWIAMDNQTSKQQREVIDLLQSSCLTVRYIPDLSMLALINHVPSEVAGMVVIDLNASPLTGPNALIKAVLDKLFALTALAILAPVLALIALLIKRDSRGPVLFRQPRHGGDGKIIRVLKFRTMHDDVPAPDHANQAQRDDPRITRIGAFLRRTSLDELPQFVNVLKGDMSVVGPRPHPVALNKAFIRRIDAYMQRHRVKPGITGWAQIHGLRGETETLEKMQQRVKYDLYYIEHWSIWLDIKIIARTVIGGWGGKNAY is encoded by the coding sequence ATGACGTTTAGTACCAACAACACATCATCCTCGACCAGCTCTTTCGCGGCTTTAGCTGATGGACTTCTGATAGCGTTGGCTGGCTGGCTGGCCTATTTTACGCGCTGGTCCAAATGGGACATGCCTCTAGACTACCTGTCTGTTGTGATTCTAGGTGCCGGATTAGTACTGATATTATTACCCGTAACCGGCGCATATCGCTCTTGGAGAGGCAGACTGCACTGGCGCCATACAGGCAACCTCATTCCCGGCCTGATGGCTGTCGCCGTAATCCTTATGTTCATTGGAACCTTGACCAAGTCAACCTCAGAGTTTTCGCGCTTGTGGATGGGCTACTGGTTGATCTACTCAATCATCATCCTGTTTTCATTGCGCTGGTGCGCCGCTAATCTTAGCTCCTTTTTTTCACGCGGTAACCTCGTCAACGTGAGGGTCCTGCTCGTTGGCGAGGGCGATTTTGTAGGCTCCATCATCGACAAAGCGAGGGCCGCCCAGGATATACAGCAATGGGAGTTCATCGGCCAGGTGTCATACAACTCGCTGACAGCCCCCGGAGATAATATCGATTATGGTGTGCCGGCCATGTCACCGGAGGAGATGGAAGTGCTGGTCTCACAACCGCAACCTGCAGCGGATGAAGTATGGATAGCTATGGACAATCAGACCTCAAAGCAACAGCGGGAGGTGATAGACCTGTTGCAGAGTAGCTGTCTCACAGTGCGATACATCCCCGACCTGTCGATGCTGGCACTAATAAATCATGTGCCATCAGAAGTTGCCGGGATGGTGGTGATTGATCTAAATGCCTCACCTTTAACAGGGCCTAACGCCCTTATCAAGGCTGTGCTGGACAAGCTATTCGCGCTCACAGCGCTTGCGATACTGGCGCCAGTACTGGCGTTAATTGCGCTTTTAATCAAGCGGGATTCTCGAGGGCCCGTACTCTTTCGTCAACCGCGTCACGGCGGAGACGGAAAAATTATACGGGTGTTAAAATTCCGCACCATGCACGATGATGTCCCTGCGCCTGATCATGCAAACCAAGCTCAGCGAGACGACCCCCGAATTACACGCATCGGAGCATTCCTGAGGCGAACCAGCCTCGACGAACTGCCGCAGTTTGTTAACGTATTGAAAGGTGACATGTCGGTGGTCGGACCGCGTCCACACCCCGTTGCGCTGAACAAAGCCTTTATCCGTCGTATTGACGCTTACATGCAACGTCATAGGGTTAAACCCGGCATCACCGGCTGGGCGCAAATACACGGACTGCGTGGCGAGACCGAGACATTGGAAAAAATGCAGCAGCGCGTGAAATACGACCTGTACTACATAGAACACTGGTCTATCTGGCTGGATATTAAAATCATTGCCCGCACGGTGATTGGAGGATGGGGTGGGAAGAATGCGTACTGA
- a CDS encoding DUF6817 domain-containing protein, protein MTFDYAQTNLQLVRQMRALSYLESDIARVERAYQTAIPMFSGLHRGSGKPFICHLIGTASILASHHCPVDMILAGLMHAAYTQGDFGFHSGQKGSRRQRQFLTDHIGEQAEKLVYLYARLDWKAHHIHTYVEDWHRLPVEQKTTIRIRLANEREDFLDNGMIAERNTKADQIAKLGMQAKILTLAERADWPELASDLKNEFEQFNQALLNVKWADSSGFSALYLPPTAKRRLLPRLEKALVRRIRKQQSA, encoded by the coding sequence ATGACATTTGACTACGCGCAGACAAATTTACAATTAGTTCGTCAAATGCGGGCTCTGAGCTATCTCGAGTCGGATATCGCTCGCGTTGAGCGCGCTTATCAAACTGCAATTCCAATGTTCTCGGGCCTGCACCGTGGCTCCGGAAAGCCCTTTATTTGCCATCTTATAGGTACAGCAAGCATACTTGCTTCGCACCACTGTCCCGTGGATATGATTTTGGCTGGACTGATGCACGCCGCTTACACACAGGGAGACTTCGGTTTTCATTCAGGGCAAAAAGGCTCGCGCAGGCAACGCCAATTCTTAACCGATCACATCGGTGAGCAGGCGGAAAAGCTGGTCTATCTCTATGCGCGACTAGACTGGAAGGCGCACCACATACATACCTATGTGGAGGATTGGCACCGACTGCCAGTCGAACAAAAAACAACCATTCGCATTAGATTGGCAAACGAGCGGGAAGATTTCCTTGATAACGGCATGATCGCCGAGCGTAATACGAAGGCAGATCAGATAGCCAAACTGGGTATGCAGGCGAAAATCCTCACTCTCGCCGAACGCGCCGATTGGCCAGAATTGGCCTCAGATTTGAAAAATGAATTCGAGCAGTTTAATCAAGCCCTCTTAAATGTAAAGTGGGCAGATTCAAGCGGTTTTTCAGCTTTGTATCTACCACCAACTGCCAAGAGACGATTGCTTCCGCGGCTGGAAAAAGCGCTTGTTCGTCGAATACGAAAACAGCAATCTGCATGA
- a CDS encoding epoxide hydrolase family protein: MQKNSAPITEFTIDISDAEIDDLKRRLAFTRWPDQIPGTDWRYGAKTEYIRSLCDYWRNEYDWRKHETRLNRFPQFRTEIAGTDIHFVHVESKHADATPLLISHGWPGTFVEFLHVIDPLVNPEAHGGTADNAFHVVCPSLPGYGFSGTTTTEQIDTLAIGEAFAQLMARLGYSKYIAQGGDWGALITSNIGCIDAEHLYGIHLNMPFGFPTTADPNEGLSASEIADLATMAHFEQMETGYQKIQGTKPQTLGVGLNDSPAGLCAWITEKFHSWMDCDGDIESVLDKDDLLTNISIYWFTQSICSSTRLYYEVTQNPRLKFLEAPVAVPTGVARFPKELMLFPRLWCDNVYSDIVQWNTFEKGGHFAALERPAEFVDEIRTFAANVVR; the protein is encoded by the coding sequence ATGCAGAAAAACAGTGCGCCTATTACAGAGTTCACCATCGACATCTCCGACGCTGAGATCGATGACCTAAAGCGCCGACTCGCTTTCACGCGCTGGCCCGATCAAATACCGGGAACCGATTGGCGCTACGGTGCAAAGACTGAATACATCCGGTCTCTTTGTGACTATTGGCGCAACGAATACGATTGGCGCAAACACGAGACACGACTCAATCGTTTTCCTCAGTTTAGGACGGAAATTGCGGGAACCGATATTCATTTCGTGCATGTTGAGTCAAAACATGCAGACGCGACGCCGCTGCTAATTAGCCATGGTTGGCCGGGGACCTTTGTAGAGTTTCTGCACGTCATTGACCCGCTCGTGAACCCCGAGGCGCATGGTGGAACCGCCGATAATGCGTTCCATGTTGTCTGCCCGTCACTGCCGGGTTACGGTTTTTCCGGCACCACAACGACAGAACAGATAGATACGCTGGCGATTGGCGAAGCATTTGCCCAACTCATGGCGCGCTTGGGGTACTCAAAGTACATAGCACAGGGTGGCGACTGGGGTGCGCTTATCACGTCCAATATCGGTTGTATCGATGCGGAGCACCTTTACGGCATCCATCTCAATATGCCTTTTGGGTTCCCCACGACCGCCGATCCCAACGAGGGCTTATCTGCTTCGGAGATTGCTGATCTGGCAACCATGGCACACTTTGAGCAGATGGAAACCGGCTATCAGAAAATTCAGGGAACCAAGCCACAAACTCTGGGCGTAGGCCTCAATGATTCACCGGCCGGGCTCTGCGCCTGGATTACAGAAAAATTTCATAGCTGGATGGATTGCGATGGCGATATCGAGTCGGTTCTCGATAAGGATGATCTGCTCACCAATATTTCCATTTATTGGTTCACGCAAAGCATTTGCTCTTCAACGCGACTGTACTACGAGGTAACACAGAACCCCAGACTGAAGTTTCTTGAAGCCCCCGTCGCTGTACCCACCGGAGTGGCGCGCTTTCCCAAGGAGTTAATGTTGTTCCCGCGGCTGTGGTGCGACAACGTTTACAGCGATATCGTGCAGTGGAACACGTTCGAAAAGGGTGGGCATTTCGCGGCGCTGGAACGCCCCGCGGAATTTGTAGACGAGATTCGCACCTTCGCCGCCAACGTTGTGCGCTGA
- a CDS encoding glycosyltransferase family 2 protein: MKQADDIKVTICITPRERFSTALSSLRNIIANTEFPYHLVYIDANSPAHIGQSIAATCAEYGFDYIRIDEYLPPNRARNRALSIANTPYVVFADNDLYVDKGWLPPLIDCAEATGAWAVGPIILEGIAALRVIHMAGGDFTEIELEDGSVKVAQRHRYMMSPLRSIRKKLKREPVGAFEFHCVLLRTSAFEQREFLNNNLLSLGEHLDLARDIRLAGGDVYFEPRSIVRYDTATAFDDMDRKFFELRWSEEWSNRSLEEMRKKWVLRPDDESLQRMARWTAKHRQLFSQSQKSWLRKNLPVVGRRWVSTMLRERGLLRAQVPR, encoded by the coding sequence ATGAAGCAGGCAGACGACATCAAGGTAACAATCTGTATCACTCCACGCGAGCGATTCAGCACTGCCCTCTCCTCGCTGCGCAATATCATAGCCAACACCGAATTTCCTTATCATCTCGTCTACATCGATGCCAATTCTCCCGCCCATATTGGGCAATCTATCGCCGCTACGTGTGCAGAGTACGGTTTCGACTACATAAGAATTGATGAATATCTGCCTCCAAATCGCGCTCGAAATCGCGCGCTTTCTATTGCCAATACGCCTTACGTTGTGTTTGCCGACAACGATTTATATGTAGATAAAGGGTGGCTTCCACCACTGATCGACTGTGCCGAAGCAACGGGCGCATGGGCAGTGGGACCCATTATTCTTGAAGGCATCGCGGCGCTTCGCGTCATTCATATGGCCGGAGGCGACTTTACAGAAATAGAACTGGAAGACGGGAGTGTCAAAGTGGCGCAACGTCACCGCTACATGATGTCACCACTGCGTAGCATTCGAAAGAAGCTAAAGCGTGAGCCAGTTGGCGCCTTCGAGTTTCACTGCGTTTTATTGCGCACAAGCGCCTTTGAGCAACGTGAATTTCTGAACAACAACCTCTTATCGCTTGGTGAGCATCTCGATTTAGCTCGCGACATCCGTTTAGCTGGTGGCGATGTTTACTTTGAGCCGCGTTCAATCGTACGTTATGACACCGCGACGGCCTTTGATGACATGGATCGAAAATTTTTCGAACTGCGATGGAGTGAGGAGTGGTCCAACCGCTCACTTGAAGAAATGCGCAAAAAATGGGTACTGAGACCAGACGACGAATCGCTTCAACGAATGGCGCGATGGACAGCAAAACATCGCCAACTATTCAGCCAATCTCAGAAATCGTGGCTAAGAAAAAACCTGCCAGTGGTCGGTAGGCGATGGGTTAGCACAATGCTACGTGAGCGTGGCCTTCTCCGCGCTCAAGTCCCGCGTTAA